One region of Natronorubrum aibiense genomic DNA includes:
- a CDS encoding IS200/IS605 family accessory protein TnpB-related protein, producing the protein MSEECKTLEAYLAPPTQHKQRKLHTEHDRYETLLHESFNDECDTMSAVNEVVTGEDLNWHSKNALKQYVPNLLDEDTYDAKQLADTHPIRYANTAAVFDHEDDRHHEICWEVPLPGRGTNFWIPLQLNPEQEDWWHSLIDDEDDSVWAGELRLQRDGSRWVLHVTANYEIEPNHECSCDSDDVTPVGFDVGESKLLVGCALRDDTPVDPLFVDGGRVRHLRQKQASAEDRLKPRYASNLLDDLVWGRWQDAIEDEVEKASHRAVEYTSQFENPVIVLEYLNGITDEDIGKYWNRRLGKWLFSRLQSRIEEKAAERGIPVEYVYPHHTSKTCHACQNVGYRPHQGTFKCTNEVCWVSEYQADLNAAANIANRLNPWGESLPWKSAGDDSPRSGGQWQAHEDTSLSEGLPSERRGSDDKGSSSSPAVGAGMEPETGDAHTS; encoded by the coding sequence ATGAGTGAGGAGTGCAAGACGCTCGAAGCGTATCTTGCCCCACCCACTCAGCACAAGCAGCGTAAGCTCCACACCGAACACGACCGATACGAGACACTGCTTCACGAGAGTTTCAACGACGAGTGCGACACGATGAGTGCCGTCAACGAGGTCGTCACTGGTGAAGACCTCAACTGGCACTCCAAAAACGCACTCAAACAATACGTGCCGAACCTCCTTGACGAGGACACGTATGATGCGAAGCAACTCGCAGACACCCATCCAATCCGCTACGCGAACACCGCAGCCGTCTTCGATCACGAGGACGACCGTCACCACGAGATTTGCTGGGAAGTCCCGCTTCCCGGTCGCGGGACAAACTTCTGGATACCACTCCAATTGAACCCAGAGCAAGAAGACTGGTGGCACTCTCTGATTGACGACGAAGACGACAGTGTCTGGGCTGGCGAACTCCGCCTGCAACGCGACGGCAGTCGGTGGGTGTTGCATGTCACCGCGAACTACGAAATCGAACCAAACCACGAATGTTCGTGTGACAGTGACGATGTGACACCCGTCGGGTTCGATGTGGGTGAATCAAAGCTCTTGGTGGGCTGTGCCCTCCGAGACGACACGCCCGTTGACCCGTTGTTCGTGGATGGTGGTCGTGTCCGACACCTCCGGCAGAAACAAGCCAGTGCCGAAGACCGCTTGAAACCACGATACGCCTCGAACCTCCTCGATGACCTCGTGTGGGGGAGGTGGCAAGACGCCATTGAAGACGAAGTGGAGAAAGCCTCACATCGGGCCGTCGAATACACTTCGCAGTTCGAGAACCCCGTCATCGTCCTCGAATACCTCAACGGCATCACGGACGAGGACATCGGCAAGTACTGGAATCGGCGGCTTGGCAAGTGGCTGTTCTCCCGCTTGCAGTCGCGAATCGAAGAAAAGGCAGCGGAGCGCGGTATTCCTGTGGAATACGTGTACCCGCACCACACGTCGAAGACGTGCCATGCGTGTCAAAACGTTGGGTACAGGCCGCATCAGGGTACGTTCAAGTGTACGAATGAGGTGTGTTGGGTGTCGGAGTATCAGGCGGATTTGAACGCAGCAGCGAATATAGCCAATCGGCTAAATCCGTGGGGAGAGAGCCTGCCTTGGAAATCGGCAGGCGATGACTCGCCTCGGAGCGGGGGCCAGTGGCAGGCCCACGAAGACACGTCTCTGAGTGAGGGACTCCCGTCCGAGAGGCGGGGTTCCGATGACAAGGGTTCGTCTAGCTCACCAGCAGTGGGGGCGGGGATGGAGCCGGAGACCGGTGACGCGCACACGTCTTGA
- a CDS encoding hydantoinase B/oxoprolinase family protein, translating to MTTDQMQSTADSIDPVTLEVLRNQLESVAEEMGQTLIRGAYSPNIKERRDCSTALFDAEGRMIAQAEHIPVHLGAMPASVDAVREYDPKPGDVFVLNDPFRGGTHLPDVTMVSPLAPPNGDDEGEIVGYAVSRAHHADVGGMTPGSMPAGAREIYQEGLRLPPTRLVDGGEPREDVRALILANVRNATERRADLRAQLAANERAEERLAALFNEHGRETVLAGFDAVIDYSHERIADEIDALPDGTYEASDVLEGDGITDDDVEIRVTVTVDGESIDVDFTGTDGQLEGNLNAPLAVAKSATYFVVRCVTDPEIPPNHGCYEPVSVHAPEGSLLNPEVPAAVVGGNVETSQRVTDVVFTALAEATPERVPAQSQGTMNNLTIGGRDSSFTYYETIAGGFGARADRDGMDGVQVGMTNTLNTPIESLETEYPLRVDRYAFRADSGGRGRFRGGLGLERTVTVETDATVSLLTERRRHAPRGVAGGENGATGENLIDGEPVPAKTTVDVDAGTTVTVRTPGGGGHGDPDERDPEALEADRAAGKRTERDEEA from the coding sequence ATGACGACAGACCAAATGCAGTCAACCGCCGACAGTATCGATCCCGTGACCCTCGAGGTCCTGCGTAACCAACTCGAGAGCGTCGCCGAGGAGATGGGCCAGACCCTGATCCGCGGCGCGTACTCGCCGAACATCAAGGAACGCCGGGACTGCTCGACGGCGCTGTTCGACGCCGAGGGGCGAATGATCGCCCAAGCCGAACACATCCCGGTCCACCTCGGCGCGATGCCCGCGTCCGTCGACGCCGTCCGAGAGTACGACCCCAAGCCGGGCGACGTCTTCGTGCTCAACGACCCGTTCAGGGGCGGGACACACCTCCCCGACGTGACGATGGTCTCGCCGCTCGCGCCGCCCAACGGCGACGACGAGGGCGAAATCGTCGGCTACGCCGTCTCTCGAGCCCACCACGCCGACGTCGGTGGGATGACGCCCGGGAGCATGCCCGCGGGTGCACGAGAAATCTATCAGGAGGGGCTTCGACTCCCACCGACGCGGCTCGTCGACGGCGGCGAACCCCGCGAAGACGTCCGTGCGCTGATTCTCGCGAACGTCCGCAACGCCACCGAGCGCCGCGCCGACCTCCGTGCACAACTGGCAGCCAACGAACGCGCCGAGGAACGACTCGCCGCGCTGTTCAACGAACACGGCCGCGAGACCGTTCTCGCCGGCTTCGACGCCGTCATCGACTATTCCCACGAGCGGATCGCCGACGAGATCGACGCCCTGCCCGACGGAACCTACGAGGCGAGCGACGTCCTCGAGGGCGACGGCATCACCGACGACGACGTCGAAATCCGCGTTACGGTGACCGTCGACGGCGAGTCGATCGACGTCGACTTTACGGGCACCGACGGCCAACTCGAAGGGAACCTGAACGCCCCGCTGGCGGTCGCCAAGAGCGCGACCTACTTCGTCGTCCGCTGTGTGACCGACCCGGAAATTCCGCCGAACCACGGCTGTTACGAACCGGTGAGCGTCCACGCACCCGAAGGCTCACTGCTGAACCCGGAGGTTCCAGCGGCGGTCGTCGGCGGCAACGTCGAGACGAGCCAGCGGGTCACGGACGTCGTCTTCACCGCACTCGCCGAGGCCACACCCGAGCGCGTCCCCGCCCAGAGTCAGGGAACGATGAACAACCTGACAATCGGCGGCCGGGACAGCTCCTTTACCTACTACGAGACGATCGCCGGCGGCTTCGGCGCGCGCGCCGACCGCGACGGGATGGATGGCGTGCAGGTCGGGATGACGAACACGCTCAACACGCCCATCGAGTCGCTCGAGACCGAGTACCCGCTGCGGGTCGACCGCTACGCGTTCCGGGCCGACAGCGGCGGTCGCGGCCGGTTCCGCGGCGGCCTCGGCCTCGAGCGAACGGTCACCGTCGAGACGGACGCGACGGTGTCGCTGCTGACCGAGCGCCGTCGCCACGCGCCACGGGGCGTCGCCGGCGGCGAGAACGGTGCCACCGGCGAGAATCTGATCGACGGCGAACCCGTCCCGGCGAAGACGACCGTCGACGTCGACGCCGGGACGACGGTAACGGTTCGGACGCCCGGCGGCGGCGGCCACGGCGATCCCGACGAGCGCGACCCCGAAGCACTCGAGGCCGATCGCGCCGCTGGCAAGCGAACCGAGCGCGACGAGGAGGCGTGA
- a CDS encoding hydantoinase/oxoprolinase family protein has protein sequence MADSETYDTATDVSNDSTEATSDEATRIGVDVGGTFTDVALSVDDRLVTAKVPSTDPQHLGVLEGLHKACERANIDPSEIDEFAHAMTVSVNALLERGGAKTALVTTEGFRDVLEIGRQDRPDLYDLEAEKPEPVVPRERRFEIDERTTPEGVETPVDPEDVRDLAATLRERDVEAVAVCLLHAYADPENERLVAETLREELEVPVSASNEVLAEFREFERTSTTAVDAYVRPAIDTYVGRLVEEAEDAGVPAPQIMQANGGIADPETVREHAVTTTMSGPAAGVVGAAATVDDDDTEGLVTFDMGGTSSDVSLVRDGQAARTTDAEIAGLPIRTPMVDVNTVGAGGGSIAWVDAGGALRVGPQSSGADPGPACYGRGGTEPTVTDANVVLGYIGPETALGGEMTLDVEAAHDALERLAEEAGLESALEAARGVYRVANATMTRTIRSVTVERGHDPREFALVAFGGAGPMHATALADSLEVDRVVVPRPGGVLSAFGLLAADESYDAVRTVGVGLEDAEQSRLEGVYDDLVGDVLADASDREAARVERAADCRYAGQSFELTVPVDESFDPQAVATRFHEAHEQAYGYAMEESIEIVNLRATATVPGTDPVVRHDGAGDALVGTREAHFPGIGTEPRKATVYARDRLEAGATISGPAVLEQAESTTVVPPTWAGEIEADGTLVLTREGVNN, from the coding sequence ATGGCAGATTCAGAGACATACGACACGGCGACGGACGTATCGAACGACAGCACCGAAGCGACCAGCGACGAGGCCACACGCATCGGCGTCGACGTCGGCGGGACGTTCACCGACGTCGCGCTCTCGGTCGACGACCGACTCGTCACCGCGAAGGTCCCCTCGACCGACCCCCAGCATCTGGGCGTCCTCGAGGGCCTGCACAAGGCCTGCGAGCGCGCGAACATCGACCCAAGCGAGATCGACGAGTTCGCCCACGCGATGACCGTCTCGGTCAACGCCCTCCTCGAGCGCGGCGGCGCGAAGACCGCCCTCGTGACGACCGAGGGGTTCCGCGACGTGCTCGAGATCGGCCGCCAGGATCGGCCTGATCTCTACGACCTCGAGGCCGAGAAACCCGAGCCGGTCGTCCCACGCGAACGGCGCTTCGAGATCGACGAGCGGACGACACCGGAAGGCGTCGAGACGCCGGTAGATCCCGAAGACGTTCGCGACCTTGCAGCAACCCTTCGGGAGCGCGACGTCGAGGCGGTCGCCGTCTGTCTGCTCCACGCCTACGCCGACCCCGAGAACGAACGCCTCGTCGCGGAGACGCTTCGCGAGGAACTCGAGGTCCCCGTCTCGGCTTCGAACGAAGTGCTCGCGGAGTTCCGCGAGTTCGAGCGCACGTCGACGACGGCCGTCGACGCCTACGTCCGGCCCGCGATCGACACCTACGTGGGTCGGCTGGTCGAGGAAGCCGAGGACGCCGGGGTGCCGGCACCACAGATCATGCAGGCAAACGGTGGGATCGCCGACCCCGAGACGGTTCGCGAACACGCCGTCACGACGACGATGTCCGGCCCTGCGGCGGGTGTCGTCGGCGCTGCGGCGACCGTCGACGACGACGACACCGAAGGGCTCGTCACCTTCGACATGGGCGGCACCTCGAGCGACGTGAGCCTCGTCCGGGACGGACAGGCGGCGCGGACCACCGACGCCGAGATCGCCGGCCTCCCGATCCGGACGCCGATGGTCGACGTCAACACCGTCGGCGCGGGCGGCGGGTCGATCGCGTGGGTCGACGCCGGCGGCGCGCTTCGGGTCGGGCCGCAGTCGTCGGGTGCCGACCCCGGCCCCGCCTGCTACGGCCGCGGTGGGACCGAACCAACCGTCACGGACGCAAACGTCGTCCTGGGCTACATCGGCCCCGAGACCGCACTCGGCGGCGAGATGACCTTAGACGTTGAGGCGGCCCACGACGCCCTCGAGCGACTGGCCGAGGAAGCCGGCCTCGAGAGCGCGCTCGAGGCGGCCCGCGGCGTCTACCGCGTGGCCAACGCGACGATGACCCGGACGATCCGGTCGGTGACGGTCGAACGCGGCCACGACCCCCGCGAGTTCGCACTCGTCGCCTTCGGCGGCGCGGGCCCGATGCACGCGACGGCACTCGCCGACTCACTCGAGGTCGATCGCGTCGTCGTCCCGCGACCGGGTGGGGTGCTCTCGGCGTTCGGCTTGCTCGCGGCCGACGAGAGCTACGACGCCGTGCGGACGGTCGGCGTCGGCCTCGAGGACGCGGAACAAAGCCGGCTCGAGGGCGTCTACGACGACCTCGTCGGGGACGTGCTCGCGGACGCCTCCGACCGCGAGGCGGCACGCGTCGAACGCGCGGCCGACTGTCGGTATGCGGGCCAGAGCTTCGAGCTGACCGTCCCCGTCGACGAGTCGTTCGACCCGCAAGCGGTCGCGACGCGGTTCCACGAGGCCCACGAACAGGCCTACGGTTACGCGATGGAGGAATCGATCGAAATCGTCAACCTCCGAGCGACGGCGACCGTTCCCGGCACCGACCCCGTCGTTCGCCACGACGGCGCGGGCGACGCGCTTGTCGGCACCCGAGAGGCGCACTTCCCCGGGATCGGCACCGAGCCGCGAAAGGCGACCGTCTACGCGCGCGACCGCCTCGAGGCGGGTGCGACGATTTCCGGGCCAGCGGTTCTCGAACAGGCCGAAAGTACGACCGTCGTCCCGCCGACCTGGGCGGGCGAGATCGAAGCGGATGGAACCCTCGTGCTGACTCGAGAGGGGGTGAACAACTGA
- a CDS encoding 5,10-methylenetetrahydromethanopterin reductase, which translates to MTDDTTTDEPTWGIELTPEHPPERIAELAALAEAEGYDVAFTSSHYFNRDPFVTLSRMVEATDEIRLGPGIVNPYETHPVRLAAQTATIDEISDGRAVFGVGAGDRSSLANLGIERDSPLRRVLETFDVARDLWAGETVTHEGTFTARDASLNLEPCEIPTYVGAQGPHMLRMSAKHADGVLINAAHPKDLEWSAGQLEQGLADRPDDYGAFEALAFASVSVAADETEAREAARPPVAFIVGGAADPVLARHDIDREAAGDVSEALERGDLNEAFGHVTDDMIDAFCIAGTTETVADRFEAVLEHVDGIVVGSPLGPDLEDAVVRASEALATATSRTEN; encoded by the coding sequence ATGACAGACGACACGACGACTGACGAGCCGACGTGGGGTATCGAACTGACGCCGGAGCATCCACCGGAACGAATCGCCGAGCTGGCAGCGCTCGCGGAAGCGGAAGGCTACGACGTCGCCTTCACGAGCAGCCACTACTTCAACCGCGACCCGTTCGTGACGCTCTCGCGGATGGTCGAGGCCACCGACGAGATTCGACTCGGGCCGGGCATCGTCAACCCCTACGAGACCCACCCCGTCCGACTGGCCGCCCAGACGGCCACGATCGACGAGATCAGCGACGGCCGCGCCGTTTTCGGCGTCGGGGCCGGCGACCGATCCTCGCTTGCAAATCTCGGCATCGAACGCGACAGTCCACTGCGGCGGGTCCTCGAGACGTTCGACGTCGCCCGGGATCTCTGGGCGGGTGAAACCGTCACCCACGAGGGGACGTTCACCGCCCGTGACGCCTCGCTCAACCTCGAACCCTGCGAGATTCCGACGTACGTCGGCGCACAGGGACCACACATGCTCCGGATGAGCGCGAAACACGCCGACGGCGTCCTGATCAACGCCGCCCATCCGAAGGACCTCGAGTGGTCGGCCGGTCAACTCGAGCAGGGACTCGCGGACCGACCCGACGACTACGGCGCGTTCGAGGCGCTCGCGTTCGCGAGCGTCAGCGTCGCTGCGGATGAAACGGAAGCGCGCGAGGCGGCCCGCCCGCCCGTGGCGTTCATCGTCGGCGGCGCAGCCGATCCCGTGTTGGCGCGCCACGACATCGACCGCGAGGCCGCAGGCGACGTCAGCGAGGCCCTAGAACGGGGCGACCTGAACGAGGCCTTCGGGCACGTCACCGACGACATGATCGACGCCTTCTGTATCGCCGGGACGACCGAGACCGTCGCCGACCGCTTCGAGGCCGTCCTCGAGCACGTCGACGGCATCGTCGTCGGCTCGCCGCTGGGGCCGGATCTGGAGGACGCCGTCGTGCGCGCGAGCGAGGCGCTGGCGACAGCGACGTCGCGCACCGAGAACTAG
- a CDS encoding coenzyme F420-0:L-glutamate ligase: MELTPVTDLPEIRPGDDIATLVADRADLEAGDVLTVASTVVSKAEGRMADLEDYPVSGRAEEIANRLEGITGEEKDPRFAQAVLEESTELLIDAPFLLTETRFGHINVNAGIDRSNVPDHDILLLPKKPTESAERIRSGLEACGIEDIAVIVTDTCGRPFRHGQRGVALGWAGMSASRDWRGELDRDGHELGVTVQSVVDELASAANLVTGEGAGGTPAVVVRDWAFGDHAGSDELFRAVEDDLVRQALREWSFDD, from the coding sequence ATGGAACTCACCCCAGTGACGGATCTGCCCGAGATCCGTCCCGGCGACGACATCGCCACGCTCGTCGCGGATCGGGCCGATCTCGAGGCCGGTGACGTCCTCACGGTCGCGAGCACGGTCGTCTCGAAAGCGGAGGGACGGATGGCGGATCTCGAGGACTACCCCGTCAGCGGTCGGGCCGAGGAGATCGCCAACCGACTCGAGGGGATCACCGGCGAGGAGAAAGACCCGCGGTTCGCACAGGCCGTCTTGGAGGAGAGCACGGAGTTGCTGATCGACGCCCCCTTCCTGTTGACCGAGACCCGATTCGGACACATCAACGTCAACGCGGGTATCGATCGCTCGAACGTGCCGGACCACGACATCTTGCTCCTGCCCAAAAAGCCGACGGAGAGCGCCGAGCGGATTCGGTCGGGACTCGAGGCCTGCGGAATCGAGGATATCGCCGTGATCGTCACCGATACCTGCGGTCGGCCGTTCCGCCACGGCCAACGTGGCGTCGCACTCGGCTGGGCGGGGATGTCCGCGAGCAGAGATTGGCGCGGCGAACTGGATCGTGACGGCCACGAACTCGGCGTCACCGTCCAGTCCGTGGTGGACGAACTCGCCTCGGCGGCGAACCTCGTGACCGGCGAGGGTGCCGGCGGGACGCCCGCCGTCGTCGTCCGCGACTGGGCGTTCGGCGACCACGCGGGCAGCGACGAACTGTTCCGCGCGGTCGAGGACGACCTCGTTCGACAGGCGCTGCGGGAGTGGAGTTTCGACGACTGA
- a CDS encoding DUF7573 domain-containing protein, translated as MKPQSSTCWYSTCGGSPDVHAGRGCHTASCRRRGRDRRRDISEFGSTAEDAADSTTEDESEPAQRATDTGLSTYAWGTYRCSRCNGDTERVWRSNGDLVCPACKSW; from the coding sequence TTGAAACCTCAATCAAGCACTTGCTGGTATTCCACCTGCGGTGGAAGCCCCGACGTTCACGCCGGGCGAGGATGTCACACTGCCAGCTGTCGTAGGCGGGGCCGTGACCGACGACGCGACATCTCTGAGTTCGGTTCGACGGCGGAAGACGCGGCCGACTCAACGACGGAAGATGAGTCCGAGCCAGCCCAGCGGGCGACCGACACCGGCCTCTCGACGTACGCATGGGGGACATACCGCTGCAGTCGCTGTAACGGCGACACCGAACGCGTCTGGCGTTCGAACGGCGACCTGGTCTGTCCGGCGTGTAAATCTTGGTAA
- a CDS encoding Nramp family divalent metal transporter, which translates to MGVIDRLKAIGPGALVAAAFIGPGTVTTASVIGAEYAYLLVWTIAFSILATIVLQEMSARLGLISKEGLGEAFRNEFSNPVARGITIALVVSAIGIGTAAFQTGNIVGGAAGLSTITGVSENVWGPIIGLIAAGLLWTGNYKLIERVFIGLVIVMGLAFLINAAVVRPDLAALGGGLVPTIPDGSAYLIAGLIGTTVVGYNLFLHASTVQERWDGADDLAECRTDTVAMIIVGGLITTSIVVTAASVFPEGTQIADVGAMADQLEPVFGGYALTFFAIGLFAAGFTSAMSAPLAGAYATAGALGWERDLTSTRFRAIWMTILGTGIVFSALDYNPVEVIVFAQVANGLLLPILAVFLIYAMNNDDLLGEHTNTTLQNVLGGIVTLVVVGIGLRTLYDVLIL; encoded by the coding sequence ATGGGTGTTATTGATCGACTCAAGGCGATTGGGCCGGGCGCACTGGTTGCAGCGGCGTTCATCGGTCCGGGAACGGTAACGACGGCGAGCGTCATCGGCGCGGAGTACGCGTACCTGCTCGTGTGGACCATCGCGTTCTCGATTCTGGCGACGATCGTGCTTCAAGAGATGAGTGCGCGACTGGGATTGATCTCGAAGGAAGGACTCGGCGAGGCGTTCCGAAACGAGTTCTCGAACCCGGTAGCGAGAGGAATCACTATCGCACTCGTCGTGAGTGCGATCGGAATCGGGACGGCGGCGTTCCAGACGGGGAACATCGTCGGCGGCGCTGCCGGCCTGTCGACGATCACGGGCGTCAGCGAGAACGTCTGGGGACCGATTATCGGGCTGATCGCCGCCGGCCTCCTGTGGACTGGCAACTACAAGCTGATCGAGCGCGTCTTCATCGGTCTCGTTATCGTCATGGGTCTCGCGTTCCTGATCAACGCGGCGGTCGTCCGACCGGATCTCGCCGCGCTCGGCGGCGGACTCGTGCCGACGATTCCCGACGGTTCGGCGTACCTGATCGCCGGCCTCATCGGGACGACCGTCGTCGGTTACAATCTGTTCCTGCACGCGAGTACCGTCCAGGAGCGCTGGGACGGGGCAGACGATCTCGCAGAGTGTCGGACCGACACAGTCGCGATGATCATCGTCGGCGGCCTCATCACGACGTCGATCGTCGTCACGGCCGCGTCGGTGTTCCCCGAGGGAACTCAGATCGCCGACGTTGGCGCGATGGCAGACCAACTCGAGCCCGTCTTCGGCGGCTACGCGCTCACGTTCTTCGCGATCGGCCTCTTCGCAGCCGGTTTCACCAGCGCGATGAGCGCCCCGCTCGCGGGGGCCTACGCCACCGCGGGGGCACTCGGCTGGGAGCGCGACCTGACGTCGACGCGCTTCCGTGCGATCTGGATGACGATCCTCGGCACCGGGATCGTCTTCTCGGCGCTGGATTACAACCCCGTCGAGGTGATCGTCTTCGCACAGGTCGCAAACGGACTCCTCTTGCCGATCCTCGCCGTCTTCCTCATCTACGCGATGAACAACGACGACCTGCTCGGCGAGCACACTAACACGACGCTGCAGAACGTCCTCGGCGGCATCGTGACGCTGGTCGTCGTCGGTATCGGCCTCCGAACGCTCTACGACGTTTTGATTCTCTAA
- a CDS encoding cold-shock protein encodes MAKGTVAFFNDTGGYGFIETEDADDDVFFHMEDIGGPDLEEGQELEFEIVEAEKGPRATNVERL; translated from the coding sequence ATGGCGAAAGGTACGGTCGCATTCTTCAACGACACTGGCGGTTACGGTTTCATCGAGACTGAGGACGCGGACGACGACGTGTTCTTCCACATGGAGGACATCGGCGGCCCCGACCTAGAGGAGGGTCAGGAACTCGAGTTCGAGATTGTCGAAGCCGAGAAGGGCCCGCGCGCGACGAACGTCGAGCGCCTGTAA
- a CDS encoding maleate cis-trans isomerase family protein, whose product MDPDTDTNGRLGLIVPSSNTTAEPEFRRALSDDVTVHGARMALESVTVDALDAMSDDAARAAELLGHADADAVAYACTTGSLLHGPGFDAELETRLQKAAGVPAVATARSVVRALEALDAERIAVLTPYTADLDEKERAFLEAAGFEVATIEGRGIAANTEIGALTPADATRQVKTSLGDAAVGDDVDAVFVSCTNYRSLAAVAGLEATLEVPVITSNGATLWDVCETAGFDCDGPGVLFDRES is encoded by the coding sequence ATGGACCCCGATACCGACACGAACGGACGACTGGGTCTGATCGTCCCCTCCTCGAACACGACGGCCGAGCCAGAGTTTCGACGTGCCCTCTCCGACGACGTCACCGTCCACGGCGCGCGCATGGCACTCGAGTCCGTGACCGTCGACGCGCTCGACGCGATGAGCGACGACGCGGCGCGGGCAGCCGAGTTGCTCGGTCACGCCGACGCCGACGCGGTCGCCTACGCCTGTACCACCGGTAGCCTGCTCCACGGACCCGGGTTCGACGCCGAACTCGAGACCCGACTGCAGAAGGCAGCCGGCGTGCCAGCGGTCGCGACGGCTCGCTCGGTCGTGCGGGCCCTCGAGGCACTCGACGCCGAACGGATCGCGGTCCTGACGCCGTACACTGCCGACCTCGACGAGAAAGAACGCGCGTTCCTCGAGGCCGCAGGGTTCGAAGTGGCGACGATCGAGGGCCGCGGAATCGCCGCGAACACCGAGATCGGCGCACTGACGCCGGCGGACGCGACCCGGCAGGTGAAAACGAGCCTCGGAGACGCGGCCGTCGGCGACGACGTCGACGCCGTCTTCGTCTCCTGTACGAACTACCGCTCGCTGGCCGCCGTCGCGGGCCTCGAGGCGACGCTCGAGGTGCCAGTAATCACGAGCAACGGGGCGACGCTGTGGGACGTCTGTGAAACCGCCGGCTTCGACTGCGACGGGCCGGGCGTGCTGTTCGACCGCGAGTCGTAG